The window GCCCTGAGCATCGGTTGACACGGCCAGGATCTCAAACTCCTTGCGGCTGAACGATCGGTACAACCGCTCCATCGCCGGCATCTCGATTTTACAGGGGCCGCACCAGGTCGCCCAAAAATTGAGCAGGACGACTTTGCCGCGGAATTGATCGAGTGTCACGTTGAAGCCCTGGGAATCCTTGAGCAGAAAGTTCGGGGCTTCTTCATCGATCTGAGGAGCCCGGCTGGCAACTGGAACGGGCGTGTAACTCCCGGGGGTCGACGCTCCCCGGGCATCGGCAAGAATGGCTCCGCCGATCATCAACCCCATCCCAACCATGGAGAGTACGGACCAGCGATTCATCATCACATTCACGAGGCCGGCGACACCTGAGCAGCGGGCAGGCTCGCCGCCTTTTCGGCCGGTTTTAACAATTGCGTGAGCACCTTGAGATTGTCGAGACGCGTCCAATCCCGAGGCCCGATCACCTTTTCACGCAACACGCCTTGCTGATCGATAATATAGGTCTCAGGCACGCCCATTAACTTATAGCGCTTATCCGTTTGTCCCCAGGAATCGACCAGCACGGGGAAGGTGAGATTCAATCCTTTGACAAAAGGCGGGATCTCTTTCTTCGTCGTCACCCGATCGATGCTGACTGCCAGGATGACCAACCCATCCTTTTCGAAATTCTTGTACAACACTTCCATGGAAGGCATTTCTTCACGGCAGGGCTTGCACCAGGTCGCCCAAAAATTCAGGAAGACGACTTTGCCCCGATAGTCCGACAATCGCAACGGCTTCTCATTCAAATCAGGAAGCTGAAAGTCCGGCGCCTGCTTGCCAACGACGAGAGGTTCGTACTTTGAACTCTGCAGCCAGACCACCAAAAACATTGCGCCCAAAATGGCAGCGGCGGCAAGCACGACAACCGTTCGACCAGGTCCCTTTCGCCCCGTGGTCTCGGATGATGTCTGATTCGTCTGGTCACTCATGGTCTACGCGTACGCATGAAGACCGGAGAGCAGGAAATTCACTCCCCAGAAGCAGAAAATCACCATCAAAAATCCGAAGATCGCGTAGATGGCCGCCTTATGCCCTTCCCATCCCCGCGTCATCCGGGCGTGGATGTAGGCCCCATAGATCAACCATACGATCAGCGACCAGGTTTCCTTGGGGTCCCAACTCCAGTACCCGCCCCACGCATAGTTGGCCCACATCGCTCCCAGGATGATCCCGAAGGCCAGCAGCGGGAATCCCAACATGATCGCCTTATACCCCAGCTCATCGATCGTTTCGAGATCGGGGAAGGCCGCATAAAATCTTGACTGGATGCCACGATTCACCGCCCGCTCCTTGAACAGATACATCAGCCCCAACCCGCCGGCCATGGCAAAGGCCGCATAACTCGTCAGCGTGACGGAGACGTGGATATAAATCCAATAACTGTTCAATGCCGGGACGAGTGGCTCAGCGGTTTGATATCGATAGGGCAGCAGCGACGCCGCGCCCATGGCAATGAACCCAATACCCACCACAAATGCGCCGACCGCTTTGATTCGGTATCGGAATTCCAGAAGCACGTATCCCAGAATAATGGCCCAGGATACGTAGGCCATGGCCTCGAACTGATTCGACCACGGAGCGAAGGTCCCCGAATGCTCCATTCGCTCAAACGCGCGGGTGGTCAACGCGAGGGTATTTAGTACCCATCCGAATACGGTGACTAACGTCGCGACTTGCCCTAACTGGGTGGCCCAGGCGCCATCACGGTCTTCCAGGTTGTCGATCGGATGCCCCGCCGGAGCCATCTGCATGGCGGGACGCTTGGCGAAAAGATACGCGACATAGAGGCTCAGGGCGGCCAGGTAGAGCCAGAATGTCATATCGAAGAGAAATAGTGATCGCATCATACGGGCCTCCGTCTCTTGTATCCTAGCGGGCATCCCGGCGCAAAGAAGGTGCCTTCGGCTTGGAGTGCCTGGATCTTCCGAAATCAGGTCTGTGCTTGAATCTTTTCCGTCAGCTTTTTGAACTCTTTTTGAAAATCGATTTGACTCTTATGCGTGGTGCCCCCGAGGTGCAGCGTCACCCCGGACTCGCCAGGGATAATCTTCGCCCACAGCCGCCGGTGATAAATCAGCGACGACAGCGTCATGCCCACGACCAACATCGTACACCCAATCCACACCATGTTGATGCCGGGATTCCTCGCAATCTGCAGTCCGGTGAACTTCTTGGGCTGATATCCGATAAATTCGAACTGATAGGCCGAATCCTTGATCTCAAACAGATCCGGGTAATGATAAAACACCCAGGGCGTGGATTGCACGGAGCTGCGCTCATCCACCGTCAACCGAATGGCAGGGTTAGCGTGTTCAGCCGTCTTGGAGAAGACCTTTTTCTCGGTCGAATTAAAGGCAAAATCCGCCACGAAATCGGTCATTTTCATTTTTAACGGCAGTCCGTCCACAGCCTTTTCCTTATTCCACTCCAGATCGACCGTCGCCAGGATTTTCTCGCTCGCCTTCTCCTTGATATTGATGCGCGCCGCTTCAATTTGGTCCCAAGCATCGCCATAACTGGACTGATAGAACCAAATGCCCTTATAGACCAACGGATCGTTGACGGTGATGGTCTTCGTCATGGTCGGCGTCCCCTGATCGATGACCGTCAGGGTGCTGTTATAGGACTTCACCGACCCGTTTTCATGGTAGTCGATCCAGAACTTGTCGACGCGTAAATCAAAGTTGCCCCGCGGGATATGATAGGTCTGTCCCTCGAGACAGACTCCGAACTCCTGAAATCCATAATAGCTGCCCAAGAGCCCGCCCAAGACGATGACCGTCGCGCTCAAATGGGCGACATGCGCCCCGATCCGGCCCATGATGCCTTTGGTCGCATAGACGGTGATTTCCCCAGGATCGCTTTTCGCCAGCACCCGGTAACCTTTTTCAGCAAACAGCCTCACCAGGCGCTCAGCAACAGTTTCCTTGGGTTGGCCGAGCGCAAGGGTGGTCTGCTGCTTCATCCCCTGGATAAAGGACAGCGAGACACTGACCTTATCCTGGCGCATCGAGCGCCAGACGCCAGGAAATCGTTTGTAAAAACAGGTGAGCGAATTGACGCAGAGCAGTCCGAGCAGCCCCGTAAACCACCAGGTATGATAGACATCCGTAAACCCCAGGCGAAGAAACCAGCGATAGGCCTCCTCTCCGTATTCCTGCACATAGGTTTCCGGGCGTTCGCCTTGCTGGATGACCGTACCGATGGTCGCGGTCATGGCGAGGACAATGAACAAGAACATCGCCAACTTGATCGAGGCGAAAAAGTCGACGACTTCGCGGGAAAATTCATCCCATCCCAGTCCGGACGTGGAAGGCCGCGGCGCGCTTACATCGGATGCTGCATCGAATTTATCGTTCATGAATCAACAGGCCTCGTTGCTTCGACCTGGCCGCCATACAGACCCCATCATCATACCCACTGACGAGCGACGTGTGGGATCCT is drawn from Nitrospira sp. and contains these coding sequences:
- a CDS encoding TlpA family protein disulfide reductase — protein: MVGMGLMIGGAILADARGASTPGSYTPVPVASRAPQIDEEAPNFLLKDSQGFNVTLDQFRGKVVLLNFWATWCGPCKIEMPAMERLYRSFSRKEFEILAVSTDAQGTAVTRPFQQEVGFTFPVLHDADFRIGLQYGARQLPMTFLIDRKGIIRNRIPGARDWSAPAGKRLVEALVQESSHD
- a CDS encoding TlpA family protein disulfide reductase produces the protein MSDQTNQTSSETTGRKGPGRTVVVLAAAAILGAMFLVVWLQSSKYEPLVVGKQAPDFQLPDLNEKPLRLSDYRGKVVFLNFWATWCKPCREEMPSMEVLYKNFEKDGLVILAVSIDRVTTKKEIPPFVKGLNLTFPVLVDSWGQTDKRYKLMGVPETYIIDQQGVLREKVIGPRDWTRLDNLKVLTQLLKPAEKAASLPAAQVSPAS
- the ccsB gene encoding c-type cytochrome biogenesis protein CcsB — its product is MMRSLFLFDMTFWLYLAALSLYVAYLFAKRPAMQMAPAGHPIDNLEDRDGAWATQLGQVATLVTVFGWVLNTLALTTRAFERMEHSGTFAPWSNQFEAMAYVSWAIILGYVLLEFRYRIKAVGAFVVGIGFIAMGAASLLPYRYQTAEPLVPALNSYWIYIHVSVTLTSYAAFAMAGGLGLMYLFKERAVNRGIQSRFYAAFPDLETIDELGYKAIMLGFPLLAFGIILGAMWANYAWGGYWSWDPKETWSLIVWLIYGAYIHARMTRGWEGHKAAIYAIFGFLMVIFCFWGVNFLLSGLHAYA
- a CDS encoding cytochrome c biogenesis protein ResB, producing MNDKFDAASDVSAPRPSTSGLGWDEFSREVVDFFASIKLAMFLFIVLAMTATIGTVIQQGERPETYVQEYGEEAYRWFLRLGFTDVYHTWWFTGLLGLLCVNSLTCFYKRFPGVWRSMRQDKVSVSLSFIQGMKQQTTLALGQPKETVAERLVRLFAEKGYRVLAKSDPGEITVYATKGIMGRIGAHVAHLSATVIVLGGLLGSYYGFQEFGVCLEGQTYHIPRGNFDLRVDKFWIDYHENGSVKSYNSTLTVIDQGTPTMTKTITVNDPLVYKGIWFYQSSYGDAWDQIEAARINIKEKASEKILATVDLEWNKEKAVDGLPLKMKMTDFVADFAFNSTEKKVFSKTAEHANPAIRLTVDERSSVQSTPWVFYHYPDLFEIKDSAYQFEFIGYQPKKFTGLQIARNPGINMVWIGCTMLVVGMTLSSLIYHRRLWAKIIPGESGVTLHLGGTTHKSQIDFQKEFKKLTEKIQAQT